In a single window of the Streptomyces sp. NBC_00094 genome:
- a CDS encoding NAD kinase, which yields MSSTAAAPSGTSRTVFLLAHTGRPAAVRSAELVVLGLLRCGIGVRVLEAEASDLPLPPSVEKVPEACSDALDGCELLVVLGGDGTLLRGAEFSRASGVPMLGVNLGRVGFLAEAERDDLDKVVDRVVTKAYEVEERMTLDVVVYENGDVLHRDWALNEAAVQKVSPERMLEVVLAIDGRPVTGFGCDGVICATPTGSTAYAFSAGGPVVWPEVEALLMVPIGAHALFAKPLITTPESVLAVEVEPHTPHGVLWCDGRRTVELPAGARVEVRRGAVPVRLARLHHASFTDRLVAKFALPVSGWRGAPH from the coding sequence TTGAGCTCAACGGCAGCAGCACCATCGGGAACATCACGCACCGTCTTCCTGCTCGCGCACACCGGCCGACCCGCCGCCGTGCGCAGCGCCGAACTGGTCGTCCTGGGGCTGCTGCGCTGCGGCATCGGCGTCCGCGTCCTGGAGGCGGAGGCCTCGGACCTGCCACTGCCGCCGTCCGTCGAGAAGGTGCCGGAGGCCTGCTCCGACGCGCTCGACGGCTGTGAGCTGCTCGTCGTCCTCGGCGGGGACGGCACGCTGCTGCGCGGCGCCGAGTTCTCCCGGGCCTCCGGGGTGCCGATGCTCGGCGTCAACCTGGGCCGGGTCGGCTTCCTCGCGGAGGCCGAGCGGGACGACCTCGACAAGGTCGTCGACCGGGTCGTGACGAAGGCGTACGAGGTCGAGGAGCGCATGACGCTCGACGTCGTCGTGTACGAGAACGGCGACGTCCTGCACCGCGACTGGGCCCTCAACGAGGCGGCCGTCCAGAAGGTGTCCCCGGAGCGGATGCTGGAGGTCGTCCTCGCGATCGACGGCCGCCCGGTGACGGGCTTCGGCTGCGACGGGGTGATCTGCGCGACACCGACGGGCTCCACCGCGTACGCCTTCTCGGCGGGCGGGCCGGTCGTCTGGCCGGAGGTCGAGGCCCTGCTCATGGTCCCGATCGGGGCCCACGCGCTGTTCGCCAAGCCGCTGATCACCACCCCCGAGTCGGTCCTCGCCGTCGAGGTCGAGCCGCACACCCCGCACGGCGTGCTGTGGTGCGACGGGCGGCGGACCGTGGAGCTTCCGGCGGGCGCGCGGGTCGAGGTGCGGCGGGGCGCCGTGCCGGTTCGGCTGGCCCGACTGCACCACGCCTCCTTCACGGACCGGCTGGTCGCCAAGTTCGCCCTCCCGGTGTCGGGGTGGCGGGGCGCTCCGCACTGA